From Osmerus eperlanus chromosome 28, fOsmEpe2.1, whole genome shotgun sequence, the proteins below share one genomic window:
- the LOC134014863 gene encoding proline-rich protein HaeIII subfamily 1-like: MPWTPQPGHPSLDTPAWTPQSGHPSLDTPAWTPQPGHPSLDTPAWTPQSGHPSLDTPAWTPQPGHPSLDTPAWTPQPGHPSLDTPAWTPQPGHPSLDTPVWTPQPGHPSLDTPVWTPQPGHPSLDTPVWTPQPGHPSLDTPAWTPQPGHPSLDTPAWTPQPGHPSLDTPAWTPQPGHPSLDTPVWAPSG; this comes from the coding sequence ATGCCCTGGACACCCCAGCCTGGACACCCCAGCCTGGACACCCCAGCCTGGACACCCCAGTCTGGACACCCCAGCCTGGACACCCCAGCCTGGACACCCCAGCCTGGACACCCCAGCCTGGACACCCCAGCCTGGACACCCCAGTCTGGACACCCCAGCCTGGACACCCCAGCCTGGACACCCCAGCCTGGACACCCCAGTCTGGACACCCCAGCCTGGACACCCCAGCCTGGACACCCCAGCCTGGACACCCCAGCCTGGACACCCCAGCCTGGACACCCCAGCCTGGACACCCCAGTCTGGACACCCCAGCCTGGACACCCCAGCCTGGACACCCCAGTCTGGACACCCCAGCCTGGACACCCCAGTCTGGACACCCCAGTCTGGACACCCCAGCCTGGACACCCCAGTCTGGACACCCCAGCCTGGACACCCCAGCCTGGACACCCCAGCCTGGACACCCCAGCCTGGACACCCCAGCCTGGACACCCCAGCCTGGACACCCCAGCCTGGACACCCCAGCCTGGACACCCCAGTCTGGACACCCCAGTCTGGGCCCCTTCAGGGTAA